Within the Deltaproteobacteria bacterium genome, the region CCTTAAAAATGCCGCCCTGCTGCACGACATCGGCAAACCGGCCGCCATGACCGTCGACGAAAAGGGCGGCCGGCACTTTTACGGTCACGACAAAACCGGCGCCCGGATGATCGACGGGATCGGACGGCGCTACAAATTTTCCAATCATGAACGGGAGGCCACGCGCTTCATCGTGCGGCACCACCTGCGCCCCCTGTTTCTGTTCAACCAGGCCGCCGCCGCACCGCCCGGCAGGACCCGCGCCCGCTTTTTCCTGTCCTGCGGGGATCTGGTCCCGGACATCGTCCTGCATGCGGCCGCCGACAGCCGGGGCAAAGCCAGAGAGGTCACGGAAAAACACCGGGCGTTTATCGAGTTCGCGGATCGGCTTTTAGACGACTATTTCACCGGCTACCTGCCGCGGGAAAAAGCCGCCCCCCTGTTGGACGGGCACGATCTCATGCGGGTCTACGGCCTGGCCCCCTCCTCCCTGATAGGCACCGTGCTCCGACAGGTGCAGGAGGCCACAATTGCAGGCCTTATCGATACGCGCCGGGAAGCCCTCGACCTGGCCGCTGTCATCCTCGGCAGGGAGAAACGGTCCTAACCCCGGCTTGAAGCTTGACAATACCCGCCTGGTTGTATAGTAATGCCGGCATCGGATCGGCAATCCCAGCGGGTTTCACACTTTAAATTGATATACATCCATATAAAGAGAAAAGGAGAAAAGAATGAACATTTTGTTTTTTGGGCCGAACGGCAGCGGCAAGGGGACACAGGGGGCGATTCTAAAAGACAAATATGACACACCGCATATCGAATCGGGCGCCATTTTTCGCGAAAATATCTCCAATGGGACCGAACTGGGCGCCCAGGCCAAGGCATATATCGACAAGGGCGATCTGGTGCCGGACGAGATCACCATCCCCATGATCCTCGACCGCCTGAAAAGAGACGACTGCAAGGATGGATGGCTGCTGGACGGATTCCCGCGCAACAAGAACCAGGCCGTCAAACTCGACGAGGCCCTCAAGGAAGCCGGCATGGCCCTGGATATCGTCGTCGAAATCCTGCTGGACCGTGAAATTGCCAAAAACAGAATCATGGGGCGCAGACTCTGCGTCAACGACAACAACCACCCCAACAACATCTATATCGATGCGATCAAGCCGGACGGAGACAAGTGCCGCGTTTGCGGGGGAGACCTGAAAACCCGCTCGGACGACCAGGACGAAGAGGCCATCAACAAACGGCACAACATCTATTACGACGCGGAAACCGGCACCTTGGCTTCGGCCTATTACTTCAGAGACCTGGCCGGAAAAGACGGCGGCATGAAGTACATCACCCTCAACGGCGAACCCAGCGTGAAAGCGGTTACCGAAGAGCTGCTTTCCAAGCTTTAGGGTTGAAACCCCCGCTTCAGGTTCAAAAATCGCCCGGCCCTGAAAAAAGACCGGGTGATTTTTTTGCTTGCAATCATTGAAAAACGTGTATATTTATAAATATTTTAACCTGAGCACTACCCATCAGACCGGAATGAAATAACCATCGGCGATCGTGCGGCCGATGGGACCAAAGGGGGCGATCGAGTTTGAAGGCAATTGAGGTAAAAGTCTACGACAACGACCTTGAAAAGGCCATGCGCATTTTGAAAAAGAAAATTCAAAACGATGGGCTTTTCAAAAGACTGAAGCTGAAGAAAAGTTATGAAAAACCCAGTGAATACAGACGCCGCAAACAGCGTGAAGCGCTGCGGCGCCAGCGCATAGCGGCTTCTCGGCGCAGATACAGATAAGCTGATTTCAGCATGCCGCCCGACAGGAAGCGTTTCCTGTCGGGCGTTTTTTTTTCCGGAGGCAACCGGTTATGGCCCCAAAATCATCTTACCAGGCCACCCTCGATGAAATGTTCGCCCTGCAGCGTTTCGGCATCAAGCTGGGACTGGCCACCATCCGCAACATCCTGAAAGGGTTGGGTAATCCGCAACGGCAATACAATTGCATCCACGTTGCCGGCACCAACGGCAAGGGATCCATCGCCTCCGGGCTCGCCGCCATCCTGCAGGCCGCCGGCTACCGGACCGGCCTCTACACCTCACCGCACCTGATCGACTTCAACGAAAGAATCATGGTCGACGGCCGGATGATTTCAGACAAACGGGTGGTCGACGCCTACCGCAAGGTGAAAAAGGCGCACCGGGGATCACGTCAGCCGACCTTTTTCGAGTTCACCACGGCCATGGCCCTGTACGAATTCGCAGAAAAGGGCGTCGAATGGGCCATCATCGAAACCGGTATGGGCGGAAGGCTGGACGCCACCAATATCATCCGACCGGCCGTGAGTATCATCTCCAACATCTCCCTGGAACACCGGATGTACCTGGGCGGCTCCATCGCCGAAATCGCCGGCGAAAAAGGCGGCATCATCAAATACAGGGTCCCGGTCGTGACAGGCGCCAGCCAGCCCAAGGCACGCTCCGCGCTGACATCCATCGCCGCACAGAAGAAGGCGCCGATTCACTGTTTCGGAAAGGCGTTCCGCGTCCGCAGAAACGGGGACGGTTCCTTCAATTATTACGGCCTGGAGCACAACTGGCAGCGGCTCAAGACCAGTCTTGTCGGCCCGCATCAGGTCGACAACGCCGCCCTGGTGCTGGCCGCCTGCGAATCTCTGATCCGCAGAAAAAAGGCAACGATCGACGAAGCCCATGTCCGGAAGGGCCTGCAGAAGGTCCACTGGCCCGGCAGGCTCGAATTTGTCGGTAAGGCCCCCCTCATCCTGCTGGACGGGGCCCACAACCTGGCCGCCGCCCGCAACCTGGCCCGCTTTCTGCGCGACAACCTGGCCAAGAGACCCATCACCCTGGTGGCCGGCATTCTGGACGACAAGCCCTACAGGGCCATGCTGCACCCCCTCATGCAGCAGTGCCGGCGGGTGATCGTGACCCGGCCCGTCATCGATCGGGCCCTCGACCCCGGAGTGCTTTACGATGTCGCCAAAGAGGTTGTCCGGAATGTGAAGCAGTTTCCCACGGTGGACGAAGCCGTCGCCCATGCCGTGAAAACCGCCAAACGCAACGAGGTCATCTGCATCGCCGGGTCGCTGTACGTGGTGGGAGAGGCCAAGCAGGCACTGGAAAAGCTGATTTGAGCGGATTACATCGTTAAAGTGAAACGTGAGACGTGAAAGGTGAGAGGTGAGAGGTAAAGCGAGAGACTCGTTTCACGTCTAACGTCTTACACCGTATACCCTACACCGAAGCCCCTTTACCTTAAACCATACACCGGATATATCTTGACATATCCAAATCGTTTCTCTATTTTCCATCCAATGCGCCCGTAGCTCAGTGGATAGAGCGTCAGCCTCCGGAGCTGAAAGTCGCGCGTTCGAACCGCGCCGGGCGTACCACAACAAAAACAAGGGCTTATGAGGATTTCATAAGCCCTTTTAATTGGTCAAATAATCCCATTTCCAACCCTATTTCCAACCGATAAAACTTGTTTTGGTGTAAAAAATAGCCTAGCAGCCTGTCTCACCCATTTGTGATATGGCGTCTTTGTCAAACATGAAATCAGGTAGATTTCTTCCGACTTGAATATCAAATCGCGTCGACAGTGCGACCGGCCTTTTACGCCGGTCTTCCTCTATAAAATCAATGAGTCGATGCCGGTAAAATGTTTTTAAGGTTCGGGATAAATTTCCCTTATTCCGCCCGGAGATTTTTGACAATTCATCTATCGATGCCGGCTTTTCTTTTTCAATCATTTTTAAAAGATCAATATTCCGGGTGCTTAATAC harbors:
- a CDS encoding bifunctional folylpolyglutamate synthase/dihydrofolate synthase, whose protein sequence is MAPKSSYQATLDEMFALQRFGIKLGLATIRNILKGLGNPQRQYNCIHVAGTNGKGSIASGLAAILQAAGYRTGLYTSPHLIDFNERIMVDGRMISDKRVVDAYRKVKKAHRGSRQPTFFEFTTAMALYEFAEKGVEWAIIETGMGGRLDATNIIRPAVSIISNISLEHRMYLGGSIAEIAGEKGGIIKYRVPVVTGASQPKARSALTSIAAQKKAPIHCFGKAFRVRRNGDGSFNYYGLEHNWQRLKTSLVGPHQVDNAALVLAACESLIRRKKATIDEAHVRKGLQKVHWPGRLEFVGKAPLILLDGAHNLAAARNLARFLRDNLAKRPITLVAGILDDKPYRAMLHPLMQQCRRVIVTRPVIDRALDPGVLYDVAKEVVRNVKQFPTVDEAVAHAVKTAKRNEVICIAGSLYVVGEAKQALEKLI
- a CDS encoding transcriptional regulator, whose product is MRKKVVKVGIMPLETFQKYTMAIARGKYKPNKNEPKIWFESIETCMQVLSTRNIDLLKMIEKEKPASIDELSKISGRNKGNLSRTLKTFYRHRLIDFIEEDRRKRPVALSTRFDIQVGRNLPDFMFDKDAISQMGETGC
- the rpsU gene encoding 30S ribosomal protein S21, whose protein sequence is MKAIEVKVYDNDLEKAMRILKKKIQNDGLFKRLKLKKSYEKPSEYRRRKQREALRRQRIAASRRRYR
- a CDS encoding adenylate kinase — encoded protein: MNILFFGPNGSGKGTQGAILKDKYDTPHIESGAIFRENISNGTELGAQAKAYIDKGDLVPDEITIPMILDRLKRDDCKDGWLLDGFPRNKNQAVKLDEALKEAGMALDIVVEILLDREIAKNRIMGRRLCVNDNNHPNNIYIDAIKPDGDKCRVCGGDLKTRSDDQDEEAINKRHNIYYDAETGTLASAYYFRDLAGKDGGMKYITLNGEPSVKAVTEELLSKL